The Miscanthus floridulus cultivar M001 chromosome 7, ASM1932011v1, whole genome shotgun sequence genome includes a region encoding these proteins:
- the LOC136467407 gene encoding DEAD-box ATP-dependent RNA helicase 8: MDPRARYPPGMDNGRGGNPNYYGRGPPPQQPHQHHRHQQTSGAHHHQQYAQRQHQQQHHHHSHNHHQQQQQNHSHQQQQQQWLRRNQIAREAAGAAVTSEPKALAPPTAADGVDSSSQDWKAQLKLPPPDTRYRTEDVTATKGNEFEDYFLKRELLMGIYEKGFERPSPIQEESIPIALTGSDILARAKNGTGKTAAFCIPALEKIDQEKNAIQVVILVPTRELALQTSQVCKELGKHLKIQVMVTTGGTSLKDDIVRLYQPVHLLVGTPGRILDLTKKGVCILKDCSMLIMDEADKLLSPEFQPSIEQLIRYLPASRQILMFSATFPVTVKEFKDKYLPKPYVINLMDELTLKGITQFYAFVEERQKVHCLNTLFSKLQINQSIIFCNSVNRVELLAKKITELGYSCFYIHAKMLQDHRNRVFHDFRNGACRNLVCTDLFTRGIDIQAVNVVINFDFPKNSETYLHRVGRSGRFGHLGLAVNLITYEDRFNLYRIEQELGTEIKPIPPQIDQAIYCQ; the protein is encoded by the exons ATGGATCCACGCGCCAGGTATCCTCCGGGCATGGACAACGGCCGCGGTGGGAACCCCAACTATTACGGCCGCGGTCCACCGCCGCAACAGCCGCAtcagcaccaccgccaccagcagACATCGGGGGCGCATCACCACCAGCAGTACGCGCAGAggcagcaccagcagcagcaccaccaccacagccacAATCACCATCAGCAACAGCAGCAGAACCACAGTcaccagcagcaacagcagcagtggCTGCGGCGGAACCAGATTGCCCGCGAGGCCGCGGGCGCAGCCGTGACCAGCGAGCCGAAGGCCTTGGCGCCACCCACGGCCGCCGATGGCGTTGATTCGAG TTCACAAGATTGGAAGGCCCAATTGAAGCTGCCGCCTCCAGATACACGCTACAGGACAGAG GATGTTACAGCCACCAAGGGAAATGAGTTTGAAGACTATTTTCTCAAGCGTGAACTCCTAATGGGTATATATGAGAAGGGATTTGAAAGACCCTCTCCTATCCAAGAGGAAAGCATTCCTATTGCTTTAACTGGTAGTGACATTCTTGCAAGAGCGAAGAATGGAACTGGCAAGACTGCTGCATTTTGTATTCCTGCACTGGAAAAGATTGATCAAGAAAAAAATGCTATTCAAG TTGTTATATTGGTTCCCACAAGGGAATTGGCTCTACAAACATCACAAGTTTGCAAGGAGCTTGGTAAGCATTTGAAGATCCAAGTTATGGTCACCACTGGTGGAACCAGCTTGAAGGATGATATTGTTCGTCTGTACCAACCTGTGCACTTACTTGTTGGAACACCTGGGCGTATTTTGGATCTTACAAAGAAAGGTGTTTGCATTTTAAAGGACTGTTCAATGCTTATTATGGATGAG GCAGACAAGCTTCTCTCTCCTGAGTTTCAACCTTCCATAGAACAGTTGATTCGCTACCTCCCTGCTAGTCGACAGATTTTGATGTTTTCAGCAACATTCCCTGTGACTGTTAAGGAGTTCAAGGACAAATATCTGCCTAAACCTTATGTGATTAACCTTATGGATGAACTTACACTGAAGGGAATTACACAATTCTATGCTTTTGTTGAAGAAAGACAGAAAGTTCACTGTCTCAACACCCTCTTTTCCAAG CTTCAAATCAACCAGTCAATAATATTCTGTAACTCTGTAAATCGTGTTGAACTATTGGCAAAGAAGATCACAGAGCTTGGCTATTCTTGCTTTTATATTCATGCAAAGATGCTACAGGACCATCGTAATAGAGTTTTCCATGATTTCCGTAATGGAGCGTGCCGGAACCTTGTTTGTACTG ATCTTTTTACAAGGGGAATAGATATTCAAGCTGTGAATGTTGTTATCAATTTTGATTTCCCCAAGAACTCTGAAACATATCTCCACAGG GTTGGTAGATCTGGGAGATTTGGTCACCTTGGTCTGGCCGTTAATTTGATCACCTACGAGGATCGGTTTAACTT GTATAGGATTGAACAAGAGCTTGGGACTGAAATAAAACCAATTCCTCCTCAGATAGACCAGGCTATATATTGCCAATAA
- the LOC136463928 gene encoding transcription factor MYB17-like — translation MRVCVVRLGERRRARERKGFGGRRPMGRAPCCDRTKGLKKGPWTPEEDKLLVDYIQTNGHSSWRLLPKLAGLNRCGKSCRLRWTNYLRPDIKRGPFTPEEQKSIVQLHAIVGNKWSMIAAQLPGRTDNEIKNYWNTHLKKQLRRMGLDETPPGPAAGSPAARHMAQWETARLEAEARLSLLATSSSSSGATAATAAATSASSSSSTVDLKACCAKPADIFLRLWSSDIGDSFRRNRKTAAVPALLPTAPVVKRKQDAMMIKQEPQALLLGPGDDFSAASNETEVAEALEEYQMFLDFAGEELGLFHGRHGGFSLFPPLDVLAEASLDTAFK, via the exons ATGCGCGTTTGTGTTGTGAGGCTTGGGGAGAGGCGGAGAGCGAGGGAGCGCAAGGGGTTCGGCGGGCGGCGGCCGATGGGGAGGGCGCCGTGCTGCGACAGGACCAAGGGCCTCAAGAAGGGGCCCTGGACGCCGGAGGAGGACAAGCTCCTCGTCGACTACATCCAGACCAACGGCCATAGCAGCTGGCGCCTGCTCCCCAAGCTCGCAG GGCTGAACCGGTGCGGCAAGAGCTGCCGGCTGCGGTGGACCAACTACCTCCGGCCGGACATCAAGCGCGGGCCCTTCACCCCGGAGGAGCAGAAGTCCATCGTCCAGCTCCACGCCATCGTCGGCAACAA GTGGTCCATGATCGCGGCGCAGCTCCCGGGCCGGACGGACAACGAGATCAAGAACTACTGGAACACGCACCTCAAGAAGCAGCTGCGCCGGATGGGCCTCGACGAGACGCCGCCCGGCCCGGCCGCCGGCAGCCCCGCCGCGCGCCACATGGCGCAGTGGGAGACGGCCAGGCTCGAGGCCGAGGCGCGCCTCTCCCTCctcgccacctcctcctcatcctccggcGCCAccgcggccaccgccgccgccacctccgcttcctcgtcctcctccaccgtGGACTTGAAGGCCTGCTGCGCCAAGCCCGCGGACATCTTCCTGCGCCTGTGGAGCTcggacatcggggactccttccGCCGGAACCGCAAGACGGCGGCGGTGCCCGCTCTTCTTCCTACGGCGCCCGTCGTCAAGAGGAAGCAGGACGCGATGATGATCAAGCAGGAGCCGCAGGCGCTGCTGCTCGGCCCCGGGGACGACTTCTCGGCGGCGTCCAACGAGACGGAGGTGGCGGAGGCGCTGGAGGAGTACCAGATGTTCCTCGACTTTGCCGGCGAAGAGCTGGGACTGTTCCATGGCCGGCACGGCGGCTTCTCGCTTTTCCCGCCGCTCGACGTGCTCGCCGAGGCGTCCCTGGACACGGCGTTCAAGTGA